The nucleotide window GCGTCCGCCGCCACCAGCTTCGCGTGCTTCTGGAGAAATGCACCCAGGTGGTCACTGCCCGCCTCCTCCTCGCCCTCGATGATGACCTTCACGTTGAGTGGGAGTTGGCCGGTGCTCTTGAGCCACGCGTCCACGGCGGAGGTGTGCACGACGATGCCTGCCTTGTCGTCCGCCGCGCCGCGTCCGTACAGGCGGCCGTCGCGCTCCTCGGGCTCGAAGGGCGGGCTCTTCCAGGCCGCTTCGTCTCCCGCGGGCTGCACGTCGTGGTGCGCGTAGAGGAGGAGCGTGGGACGGCCCGGCGCCTTGAGCACCTCGCCATAGACATACGGATGCGCGCCCTCGATTTCGAGCAGTTGAACGTTTTCAAACCCACGGTCCTTCAACAGGGCCGCGGTGGCCTCCGCGCTCTTTCGCACAAGGGCGGCGTCGAACCCGGGAAAGGACACACTGGGTATGCGTACGAGGGCCTTGAGGTCCTCCAGGTACGCGGCCTTGTGGGCCTCGAAATGGGACAGCGCGGGATTGGTGGACATGCCCACCCCTTAACCCAAAAGCCGAGCAGGCACGTGGGATGCGCACGCCCAAACGTCGCGCGTCTTATGTATCCTCCCGCCCATGCCCGGACTACCTACCCTGCTGTTGGTGGATGACGACAGCTTCGTGCGTCGCATCCTCAAGGACGTCATCGCGGACACGGGGATCGACCTGCGGCTGCTGGAGGCCGCGGACGGGGAGGAAGGGCTGGCGCTGGCGGAGAAGGAGCAGCCGGCGGTGATGTTCCTGGACCTCTTCATGCCGAAGAAGAGCGGGCTGGAGGTGCTGGGCGCCATCAAGACTGTTTCACCGGAGACGCGCGTGCTGGTCATCAGCAGCATGGACGCGGAGCCCGTGGTGGAGCAGGCCATCGCCGCGGGGGCCATGGGCTTCGTGGGCAAGCCCTTCCATCCCCTGGAGATCGCCGCCGCCGTACGCCAGGCGCTCGCGTCCTGATTCCGCTGAGGTCCTCGTGTCGTCATCCGTTGTCGGTTACTGGGTGGGAGATTCGCTCGGTCGCGTGCTGGGCCCCCTGCAACTGCAAGCCTTCCGCGACCTCATCGCCTCCGGTCGCTTGAAGACAGCCGTGCGCGCGTCGCGCGACGGCACGAACTGGGTCGCGCTCCAGGAGCTCCCGGAGGTCCGCGACCTGTTCACCACCGCGGCGCCCACGCCCTCCGTCGAAAACCAGCAGGCGGAGCGCCTTCGCAACCAGCTGCGCGGACTGCTGCACCTGCCGCCGCACGAGGTGTTCGGGCTCAAGCCGCAGGCATCGCTCGATGAGTTCCGGCTCGCCTTCTTCCGCATGGCGAAGCGCTTCTCACCGGAGCACCTGTCGTCGGATCTGCATCCGGAGCTGCGCAAGGTCTCCGTTGAAATCTTCGACTTCCTCTCGCGGCGGATCCGCGAGGCGGAGACGCTCTTCCTCCAGGGCGCGATGCAGCCTCCCGCGCCCCCGCCGCCCCGGCTGGACCTGAGCGGCGCGCAGCCCTCCGCGCCGCTGCCGATGAGTGGAACCGCGGTGCCCGCGCGTCCGCCGCCGGTGATGACGCCGCAGGCCTCGCGTCCTCAGGCCGCCGCGATTCCGCCGACGCCCGTGCCGGGTTCCCTCACGCGTCCGCCGGTCGCCGCGATTCCGCCAACGCCTGTTCCGGGGTCCTTCACGCGTCCGCAGGCCGCAGCGATTCCGCCAACGCCTGTTCCGGGGTCCTTCACGCGTCCGCAGGCCGCAGCGATTCCGCCGACGCCCGTGCCGGGCAGCATGACGCGTCCGGGGGTTCCGTCCGCGCCGCCCCGGCCTCCGCCGGTGATGACGCCCACGACGCGTCCGGTGACGCCGCCTCCGCCCGCGCCGGCTCCCGCACCGCCTCCGCCCGCGCCCGCGCCCGCGCCCTTCCGGCGCCCCATGGCCGCCCCCGCGCCCTCGTATTCGAGCGCCGAGTTCGTGGGCCTGGAGCGCCGGTCGGACGACCGGCTCCACGCGGACGTGAAGGTGTCGATGAAGAACATGGGCATCTTCACCGACCACCGCATCATCAACCTGTCGTCGGGCGGCCTGTTCATCGGCACGGACCGGCCGCTGCGGCTGGGGACGCAGGTGGAGCTCACCTTGCGCTTCGATGATCCGGAGCGGGTGATGACCCTGCGCAGCTCCGTCATCTGGGAGAACTCCCTGGACGACGGCAAGAACCCCAAGGGCTACGGGTTGCGCCTGAGCTCGCTGCGCGCGGAGGAACGGGACTTCATCCAGCAGTACGTCCGCCGCCCCAAGAAGCCCTGACAGGTTCCCGGGCGGGTGGCTCCGCTCGGGATTAGAACAACTGGCCCAGGAAGACCGCGCTCATCGCCACGAAGGCGACCCACACGGCCATGACGGACTTCAATTCCAGGTCCCGGCGGTCCAACTCGTTCGCGAAGTTCATGGTGTCTCCTCCAGTGCTCAACGCCTTCATCCCTTCCTACGGCGCACCCGCGCGGCGATTGCCTCCGGGCTCCCGTTCCCCTGGAACGCAGGGGCGGCGATGAGCGTCTCCGGCCCGCCCGGCTCGCTGGATGGCCTGCTGCCCGCGCTGCCGGTGCCGCTGTTCGTGATTCGCGGGGACCGGCTGGTGTTCGCCAACACCGCGCTGCGGACACTGCTGGGCCTGCGCGAGGACGAGCTGCCGTCACTGCTGGAGTTCTCCGCGCGCTTCGGACCGGAGGAGCGCTCCTGGGTGGAGCCCCTGTGCGAAGCGCTGATGCGCGGCGAGCAGCCCACGCCGGTGCGGCCCGCGTTCGTGCGCATGCGCGGCGCGGATGGACGCCTGCACCTGCTCTCCCCCGTCACCGCGCCGGGCCGCGTGCCGGAGGAGCAACTGGTGCTGCTGCTGGACGCGGAGGGCGGGGATGCGGTGCGCACGCTGTCCACCATGCTGGTGGCCACCGCGGCGGAGCTCCTGCGCTGCCGCGACGAGGACGCGGTGTTGGAGCTGGCGGTGGACGCCCTTCACCGGCAGGGCTTCTACGTCTCCGTGATGCTGCTGGAGGGGGACTTCCTGCGCCACGGGCCCATGCGCCAGGAGGCGGAGAGCCTGGCGGCGGCGTCGCGGATGTACGGTCAGGACGTGCACGCGGTGCGCTTCCACCGCTCGGGGCTGCCGCACCTGGCGGAGGTGCTCACGAGCCGCCGGGCGGCGTTCCACCCGGATGCCTTCGCCATGGCTCGGCGGCTGCACTCGCCAGAGGTGGCGGACAACATCCAGCGCATCTATCCGCCGGGCTCACGCGCGCTGGACTCGCCCATCTTCGTGGGGGACGAGCCCTTCGGCGTGCTGGCGGTGCAGTCCACCACGCTGACGCCCGCGAACGCGGGGGCGCTGGAGCTGTTCGCGCAGCTCATTGGCGGCGCGCTGGAGAACGTGCGGCATCACCGCGCGGCGGAGGCACGGCTCGCGGAGGTGTCCCGCCTGCAGAACGAGCTCATCGCCAGCGAGCGGCTGACGGTGCTGGGCGAGGCGGCGGGCGTCGTGGCCCACGAGGTGCGCAATCCCCTGGGCGCCATCCTCAACACGGTGGCGGTGCTCAAGCGTGAACCCCGCCTGGGGCCCGCGGGCGCCTCCGCCGTGGAGATGCTGGAGGAGGAGGCCATCCGGCTGGAGGACATCGTGCGCGACCTGCTGGACGCGGTGCGCCCGCTGGAGCCCCGGCCGCGCCCCGTCTCGCTGGGCGAGCTGGTGCACCGCGCGCTCGCACAGCTGCTCCATGGGCGAGAGGAATTGCCCAAGCCGCGCGTGGCATTCGACGAGGCGCCGGACGTTCCGGACCTGTCGGGCGACGAGACGCTGTTGCAGCTGGCCGTCACGCACCTGATGCGCAACGCCATCCAGGCCTCGCCGCGCGGAGGCACGGTGCGCGTGGAGGTGCGCCGCGTGCCGGACGGTGTCTCGCTGAGCGTGGAGGACGAGGGCCCGGGCATCGCCGGGTTGGATCCGCAGCGCGTCTTCGAGCCCTTCTTCCTCACCCGCGCCAACGGCCGAGGCCTGGGCCTGGCCATCGTGCGCCGCGTGGTGCTCGCGCACGGAGGCAAGGTGCGCGCGGGCGCGCGTCCCGAGGGCGGCGCGCGCTTCGAGCTGGTGCTGCCGCTCTAGCTCAGCCGCCCGCCAGCACCAGCAGACAGCGCAGCCCGCCGTTCTTTACCTGGAGCTGCCTCGCGCCCTTCAGTCCCAGCGCCGCCACGAGCTTCGGATCCTCGGGGACGATGAGCGCCTTGCGCCAGTCGCGGAATGCGCCGTTCAACGTCGCGCCCAACGCGCGGTAGAGGTCCGGCAGGTCCTCCGTTTCGCCCACGCGCTTGCCGTAGGGCGGGTTGGCCACCACGAGCCCAGGTGCGTCCGGCGGGGCCTTCAGCGTGCGCAGATCATGCCGCTCCAGCGTCAGCGTCACGCCCGCGCGTCTGGCATTGCGCCGTGCCGTGCCCAGCGCGCCCGCGTTGAGGTCGTATCCGCGCATGGGCGCGCGAGGCTCCGCCAGCCCTTCCGCTTCCGCTTCCGCGCGGCGGTGCGCCCAGGCCGCCTTGTCGTAGGACGGGAAGGACTGGAACGCGAACGTGCGCAGCAGGCCCGGCGCGCGGCGCTGGGACATCCACGCGCCCTCCACCAGGAACGTGCCCGAGCCGCACATCGGATCCACCAGGGGCACGTCACCCGCGTAGCCCGCGAGCCGGAGGATGCCCGCGGCCAGCGTCTCGCGCAGGGGCGCGCGGCCCACCTCCTGCCGGTAGCCGCGCTGGTACAGGGGCGCTCCGGACGTGTCCACGCTCACCGTCCAGCGCTCTCCTTCGCCGCGCACCAGCAGCGTGAGCTCCGGCCCCCCACCCTCCTCGTCCAGGTGTCCCGCGACCGTCACCTCGCACGGGTCCCAGGCCACGGCCGCGGACTCCAGCACCACGGCGGGCCCCGGGGCCACGGAGCGGTGCAGTGTCACGGACAGCCGCAGTGGCACCTTGCCGTCCCAGACGCCCGCCATGGGCAACGCTTGCAGCCCATGCACCAGCGCGTCCGCGGTGGGCGCCGTGAAGGTGCCCAGGCGCAGGAGCACGCGGCTCGCGGTGCGCACGCGCAGGTTCGCCGTCTGGTGCAGGCCGGACGGGCCCTCGCACTCGATGCCGCCCTCCGCGCGCCGGAAGGACAGCCCCAGCTCGCGCGCCTCCGACTCCAGCGCGGGCTCCAGGCCCGGCAGCGTGGACACGTAGATGGACTCGCCCGTCCGGGCCTGAGCGTCCGTCACGCCGACCGCGTCCGTGCGGAGGAACCCGCGTCCATCGCGGCCTGCTCCAACGCGCGCTCCATCTGGTTCAAGTCATACGGCTTGGGCAGCAGCACCACACGCTCCAGCGCCTTGCCGTCCTCGGCCGACACCGCGCGCGAGTCTCCGGAGGCAATGATGATTCGCAGGGCTGGATACAGCCGCACGGCCTCGCGCGCCAGCACCACGCCGGACTTGCCCGGCAGCGTCACGTCCGTGAAGAGCAGGTCGAAGGCATCCTTCGCCAGCGCCTCGCTCGCCGCCTCCGCGCTCTCCACCGCGAGCACGGTGTGCCCCAGGTCCGTCATCAGCTCGGACGCGGATTCGCGGATGTCCGCGTCGTCCTCCACCAGGAGGATGCGCAGCGCACCGTTCGCCTTCGCCTCCACGGGAGCGGGCGTGGGCGCGCGGTACGGCTTCGCCGCCAGCCGCTGCTCGCGTCCGCGAAGGAGCACGCGAA belongs to Corallococcus exiguus and includes:
- a CDS encoding response regulator — encoded protein: MPGLPTLLLVDDDSFVRRILKDVIADTGIDLRLLEAADGEEGLALAEKEQPAVMFLDLFMPKKSGLEVLGAIKTVSPETRVLVISSMDAEPVVEQAIAAGAMGFVGKPFHPLEIAAAVRQALAS
- a CDS encoding sensor histidine kinase encodes the protein MSVSGPPGSLDGLLPALPVPLFVIRGDRLVFANTALRTLLGLREDELPSLLEFSARFGPEERSWVEPLCEALMRGEQPTPVRPAFVRMRGADGRLHLLSPVTAPGRVPEEQLVLLLDAEGGDAVRTLSTMLVATAAELLRCRDEDAVLELAVDALHRQGFYVSVMLLEGDFLRHGPMRQEAESLAAASRMYGQDVHAVRFHRSGLPHLAEVLTSRRAAFHPDAFAMARRLHSPEVADNIQRIYPPGSRALDSPIFVGDEPFGVLAVQSTTLTPANAGALELFAQLIGGALENVRHHRAAEARLAEVSRLQNELIASERLTVLGEAAGVVAHEVRNPLGAILNTVAVLKREPRLGPAGASAVEMLEEEAIRLEDIVRDLLDAVRPLEPRPRPVSLGELVHRALAQLLHGREELPKPRVAFDEAPDVPDLSGDETLLQLAVTHLMRNAIQASPRGGTVRVEVRRVPDGVSLSVEDEGPGIAGLDPQRVFEPFFLTRANGRGLGLAIVRRVVLAHGGKVRAGARPEGGARFELVLPL
- a CDS encoding TIGR02266 family protein; the protein is MSSSVVGYWVGDSLGRVLGPLQLQAFRDLIASGRLKTAVRASRDGTNWVALQELPEVRDLFTTAAPTPSVENQQAERLRNQLRGLLHLPPHEVFGLKPQASLDEFRLAFFRMAKRFSPEHLSSDLHPELRKVSVEIFDFLSRRIREAETLFLQGAMQPPAPPPPRLDLSGAQPSAPLPMSGTAVPARPPPVMTPQASRPQAAAIPPTPVPGSLTRPPVAAIPPTPVPGSFTRPQAAAIPPTPVPGSFTRPQAAAIPPTPVPGSMTRPGVPSAPPRPPPVMTPTTRPVTPPPPAPAPAPPPPAPAPAPFRRPMAAPAPSYSSAEFVGLERRSDDRLHADVKVSMKNMGIFTDHRIINLSSGGLFIGTDRPLRLGTQVELTLRFDDPERVMTLRSSVIWENSLDDGKNPKGYGLRLSSLRAEERDFIQQYVRRPKKP
- a CDS encoding THUMP domain-containing class I SAM-dependent RNA methyltransferase, translated to MTDAQARTGESIYVSTLPGLEPALESEARELGLSFRRAEGGIECEGPSGLHQTANLRVRTASRVLLRLGTFTAPTADALVHGLQALPMAGVWDGKVPLRLSVTLHRSVAPGPAVVLESAAVAWDPCEVTVAGHLDEEGGGPELTLLVRGEGERWTVSVDTSGAPLYQRGYRQEVGRAPLRETLAAGILRLAGYAGDVPLVDPMCGSGTFLVEGAWMSQRRAPGLLRTFAFQSFPSYDKAAWAHRRAEAEAEGLAEPRAPMRGYDLNAGALGTARRNARRAGVTLTLERHDLRTLKAPPDAPGLVVANPPYGKRVGETEDLPDLYRALGATLNGAFRDWRKALIVPEDPKLVAALGLKGARQLQVKNGGLRCLLVLAGG